Proteins found in one Bremerella volcania genomic segment:
- a CDS encoding SDR family oxidoreductase, whose protein sequence is MSIGLPLLITGVPGVPGYNALYHFRHKFSQHVVGIRPTDNWRLEGDQIVACDMEDIDALKRLFDEHQFKSVLHCAGSCALKSCELDPAMAWRINLEGTRNLLHILEGTDTRLIHLSIDLVFSGESGEGSMLETDSTDPVTVYGKTMAAAESLVSLIRPDATILRISLPMGVSFNGHAGAIDWIQSRFKKKRPATLYFDEVRTPTYTDCMNLAFEEILARDMPGIYHAGGPIRLSLYEIAQIVNRVGGYDPELLMGCMRIEAGPIPPRAGNVSMNSEKLTDHLGFGPFHGWPFDERYIPTHREWHYERPADESGNPELLKRILYCNPLRDEGIIRPPFP, encoded by the coding sequence ATGTCCATCGGACTTCCTCTGCTAATTACCGGCGTCCCGGGCGTTCCCGGCTATAACGCGCTGTATCACTTCCGCCACAAATTCTCCCAACATGTCGTCGGAATCCGCCCCACTGATAATTGGCGGCTTGAAGGTGATCAAATCGTTGCCTGCGACATGGAGGACATCGATGCCCTCAAGCGATTGTTTGACGAGCATCAATTCAAATCGGTCTTACACTGTGCCGGAAGTTGCGCGCTTAAGTCGTGCGAGTTAGATCCAGCGATGGCCTGGCGGATCAATCTGGAAGGCACCCGAAACCTTTTGCATATCCTGGAAGGTACCGATACTCGCCTGATCCATCTCTCGATCGATCTCGTTTTCAGCGGGGAGTCAGGCGAAGGAAGCATGCTGGAAACCGATTCGACCGACCCGGTGACCGTCTACGGTAAGACGATGGCTGCCGCCGAGAGCCTGGTCTCTTTGATCCGGCCGGATGCGACGATTTTGAGGATTTCGTTACCGATGGGGGTCAGCTTCAACGGTCACGCAGGGGCAATCGATTGGATTCAGTCGCGATTCAAAAAAAAACGTCCGGCGACCCTCTATTTTGACGAGGTCCGTACGCCTACCTACACGGACTGCATGAACCTGGCATTCGAAGAGATTCTCGCGCGAGACATGCCGGGCATCTACCACGCCGGGGGGCCGATTCGGCTGAGTCTCTATGAGATCGCCCAAATCGTCAATCGCGTTGGCGGCTACGATCCAGAGCTACTGATGGGCTGTATGCGAATCGAAGCCGGTCCGATTCCGCCTCGGGCTGGAAATGTCTCGATGAACTCGGAAAAGCTTACCGATCATTTAGGGTTCGGCCCGTTTCATGGCTGGCCGTTTGACGAGCGTTACATTCCGACGCACCGCGAGTGGCACTACGAGCGACCCGCGGATGAATCGGGAAATCCCGAACTTCTCAAGCGAATTCTCTATTGCAATCCGCTTCGCGACGAGGGGATCATTCGCCCCCCGTTTCCCTAA